Genomic window (Puniceicoccales bacterium):
TTATTTCAGGAAACGTTTGTTTTTCGATGAAAGCTATTATTGAGACCCAGGGTAGGCAATTGTTTGTTAAGGATGGAGATATTGTTTTTGTGGATCGTTATGTTGGTTCCCAACCAGGCGATATCGTCGACATAAAAAAAGTTCTTGTCCTTGGCGAAGGAGACGATGCTAAAATCGGTGCACCCTATGTAAATGGTGCTGTGGTTAAGGTTAAAATTCTTGAAAATAAACGCGGTAAGAAGGTGCGTATATTCAAAAAGAAACGTCGCAAAGGCTATGCCAGGAAAAGAGGACATCGTCAGGAATTGTCCGTGCTGAAGGTTGAATCTATAA
Coding sequences:
- the rplU gene encoding 50S ribosomal protein L21, producing MKAIIETQGRQLFVKDGDIVFVDRYVGSQPGDIVDIKKVLVLGEGDDAKIGAPYVNGAVVKVKILENKRGKKVRIFKKKRRKGYARKRGHRQELSVLKVESITA